The Primulina huaijiensis isolate GDHJ02 chromosome 17, ASM1229523v2, whole genome shotgun sequence genome window below encodes:
- the LOC140963141 gene encoding aquaporin PIP2-7-like — MTKEVGEEGHVQRKDYVDPPPAPLLDMAELKLWSFYRALIAEFIATLLFLYVTVATVIGHKKLSAADQCDGVGILGIAWAFGGMIFILVYCTAGISGGHINPAVTFGLFLARKVSLIRAVAYMVAQCLGAISGVGLVKAFMKSYYNRLGGGANFVVHGYNKGTALGAEIIGTFVLVYTVFSATDPKRSARDSHVPVLAPLPIGFAVFMVHLATIPITGTGINPARSLGAAVIYNNKQIWDDQWIFWVGPFVGALAAAVYHQYILRAAAIKALGSFRSNPTN; from the exons GGACCCGCCGCCGGCGCCGCTGCTTGACATGGCTGAGCTGAAGCTGTGGTCCTTTTACAGGGCACTCATCGCGGAGTTCATCGCCACCTTGCTCTTCCTCTACGTAACTGTTGCTACTGTGATCGGCCACAAGAAGCTCAGCGCCGCCGACCAATGCGACGGCGTTGGGATCCTTGGGATCGCATGGGCATTTGGTGGCATGATCTTCATCCTCGTGTACTGCACCGCTGGCATATCAG GTGGCCACATTAACCCAGCGGTGACATTCGGACTGTTTCTGGCAAGAAAGGTTTCCTTAATCAGAGCTGTAGCCTACATGGTGGCACAGTGTTTAGGCGCCATTTCTGGCGTTGGGCTAGTGAAAGCCTTTATGAAGAGCTACTATAATAGACTCGGGGGTGGCGCTAACTTTGTTGTGCATGGCTACAACAAGGGAACAGCTCTGGGTGCAGAGATAATCGGAACCTTCGTGCTTGTTTACACTGTTTTCTCCGCTACCGACCCCAAAAGGAGTGCACGTGATTCCCACGTCCCC GTTTTGGCTCCTCTTCCCATCGGATTTGCAGTTTTCATGGTCCATTTGGCTACCATACCCATCACCGGAACCGGCATCAACCCAGCTAGGAGCTTAGGCGCTGCTGTCATTtacaacaacaaacaaatatGGGACGACCAG TGGATTTTCTGGGTTGGACCATTTGTGGGAGCATTAGCAGCAGCTGTATACCACCAATACATCCTTAGAGCCGCCGCCATTAAAGCTTTGGGATCCTTCAGGAGCAACCCTACCAACTAA